The following coding sequences are from one Granulicella sp. L56 window:
- a CDS encoding beta-galactosidase — MKSPQRTVLMRSNLARFCVAALLGLPSAMSAQQQTAPPPGAIMPNVLYGAAYYNEYMPADLQPGRLEKDVALMKTAGISVVRMGESTWSLWEPADGQFEYAWMDRIVDAMGKAGIKVIMGTPTYSIPTWMWKAHPEILARPLGGASVGYGMRQNMNTDDPNYRRSAERLIVNMVSHYKDNPTVIGWQIDNETSSYGASNPQVFQEFVERLKKKFGTTDALNKAWFLNYWGQDVNDWNDMPTRDNATSTSYKLEWSRFEQDRVTNFLAWQAALVRAHRRPDQFVTQDFGSMMRLDVNEPEVAKVLDVVANNPYHGTQDHMDGAWQALQGDFSRSLKHQNFLVTETNAQTLGWDSTMQFPPYDGQLRLDVYTDISSGANMVEYWHWHSIHAGQETYWKGVLGHDLEPNRAYAEVSRIAHELQVIGPQIVNMKIRNDVAILYSPDSSNALAFMPYTHAELNWTPGKAAGAYGATVQQLHNALYKANVGADFVFPTTADFSQYKLLIVPSLYVADDALLKRISDYVHDGGHVLMTFKSGFTNENSAVRWEKAPGPLRDAAGFTYQEFSNLEKPLPLRGNPFHVTEGNMVSQWAEFLQPTTAKALATYDHPFFGRWPAITENQFGTGTLIYEGTTLSEQLQQAVVQRALQDSGIPFDAEAPVSSIRVKSGLNASGKALTYMLNYSSSPVAVKYAGAPAHDLLTKRALSPGQVLSIQPWDLVIAESDSATSKSDR; from the coding sequence ATGAAAAGCCCACAGAGGACTGTACTGATGAGATCGAACCTCGCCCGGTTTTGCGTTGCAGCACTTCTGGGGCTGCCTTCTGCCATGTCGGCGCAACAACAAACGGCCCCGCCGCCTGGCGCGATCATGCCCAACGTGTTGTACGGCGCGGCCTACTACAACGAGTACATGCCGGCTGACCTGCAGCCAGGCCGACTTGAGAAAGATGTCGCGCTGATGAAAACAGCCGGCATCAGCGTTGTGCGCATGGGCGAATCCACATGGAGCCTGTGGGAACCGGCGGACGGACAATTTGAATACGCGTGGATGGACCGCATCGTCGATGCTATGGGCAAGGCCGGTATCAAAGTCATCATGGGAACGCCCACCTACTCCATCCCCACCTGGATGTGGAAGGCGCATCCCGAGATCCTCGCCCGACCTCTTGGCGGAGCCAGCGTCGGCTATGGCATGCGGCAGAACATGAACACTGACGACCCGAACTACCGTCGATCTGCCGAGCGCCTCATCGTCAACATGGTTAGCCACTACAAGGACAATCCCACTGTCATCGGCTGGCAGATCGATAACGAGACCAGCTCCTACGGCGCCTCAAACCCACAGGTATTCCAAGAGTTTGTCGAACGCCTTAAGAAGAAGTTCGGCACCACCGACGCGCTAAACAAGGCCTGGTTCCTAAACTACTGGGGGCAGGATGTGAATGACTGGAACGACATGCCCACCCGCGACAACGCCACCAGCACCAGCTACAAGCTCGAGTGGTCGCGCTTTGAGCAGGATCGCGTCACCAACTTTCTTGCATGGCAAGCCGCACTCGTACGCGCACATCGCAGGCCCGATCAGTTTGTTACCCAGGACTTCGGCTCCATGATGCGCCTCGACGTCAACGAGCCCGAGGTCGCGAAGGTGCTCGATGTCGTCGCGAATAATCCATACCATGGCACGCAAGACCATATGGACGGTGCGTGGCAGGCGTTGCAGGGCGACTTTTCCCGCTCACTTAAGCACCAGAACTTCCTCGTTACCGAGACCAACGCACAGACACTTGGATGGGACTCGACGATGCAGTTCCCGCCTTATGATGGGCAGCTCCGGTTGGATGTGTACACCGATATTTCCAGCGGCGCCAACATGGTCGAGTACTGGCACTGGCACTCAATTCACGCGGGGCAGGAGACCTACTGGAAGGGCGTGCTGGGCCACGATCTGGAGCCGAACCGGGCCTATGCCGAGGTAAGCCGTATCGCGCATGAACTGCAGGTGATCGGGCCGCAGATCGTGAACATGAAGATCCGCAATGACGTCGCAATCCTCTACAGTCCCGACTCCAGCAATGCGCTCGCCTTTATGCCTTACACTCATGCCGAGCTCAATTGGACGCCAGGTAAAGCGGCGGGCGCATATGGCGCCACGGTCCAACAACTACACAACGCTCTCTACAAGGCGAACGTGGGTGCGGATTTCGTCTTCCCCACGACGGCCGACTTTTCTCAGTACAAGCTGCTGATTGTTCCTTCGCTCTACGTCGCAGACGATGCCTTGCTCAAACGTATCTCGGATTACGTGCACGATGGCGGACACGTACTTATGACCTTCAAAAGCGGATTTACGAACGAGAATTCAGCCGTGCGTTGGGAGAAGGCGCCCGGTCCGCTACGCGATGCTGCCGGCTTCACTTACCAGGAGTTCTCCAATCTTGAGAAGCCGCTTCCTCTTCGCGGCAATCCCTTTCATGTGACTGAGGGAAACATGGTGAGCCAATGGGCGGAATTCCTTCAACCTACCACAGCGAAGGCGCTCGCCACCTATGATCACCCGTTCTTCGGACGTTGGCCCGCGATCACAGAAAACCAGTTCGGAACGGGCACGCTTATCTATGAGGGAACAACTCTCTCTGAGCAATTGCAGCAGGCGGTCGTGCAGCGGGCTCTACAGGATAGCGGTATACCTTTTGATGCGGAAGCCCCTGTATCCTCCATTCGCGTGAAAAGTGGATTGAACGCATCCGGAAAGGCCCTCACGTATATGCTCAACTACTCTTCCTCACCTGTCGCCGTGAAATATGCCGGAGCGCCCGCACATGATCTGCTGACGAAAAGAGCTTTGAGTCCAGGTCAGGTTCTGTCGATCCAGCCATGGGATCTGGTGATCGCCGAAAGTGACAGCGCTACAAGCAAATCCGACCGCTGA
- the htpG gene encoding molecular chaperone HtpG: MSKREFQTEVSQLLQLIIHSLYSHPEIFLRELISNSSDALDKLRHLTLTDDIYKALPFNPRIDLELDEEKGTLTIADTGIGMNEEDLISHLGTIARSGTKNFLAQLSGDAKKDSNLIGQFGVGFYSAFMVADRIEVVSRKAGKEQAWHWVSDGKTGFEIEPAERSVAGTTILLHFNEEGKPYANSWRLREIVKKYSNHIAFPIFLTYDKSEWNEAEKKSDKVRTTEQVNAASALWRRPKNELTDEDYKELYKSISGDSQDPLFWFHTRAEGTLDYTTLFYIPAKAPLDLYQAEYKVGVKLYVKRVFIMDDAKELLPQYLRFVRGIIDSEDLPLNVSREILQQNRVLTSIRTASVKKILSELKNIATNQPEKYLEFITQYNRPLKEGLYSDFANRETLLDLIRFKTTKVDGLTSLADIKSRMKEGQKSIYYITGGSESLLRTSPLLEIYKKKDIEVLILDDDVDEIVFSGIDKYGDIDLKAVNKASTGDDLKDEAEPEADKAEALKPLLDKLKAALGDRVKDVRASVRLADSPSCIVSDEEEPSLQMQQMLRAMGQKDIPAPKPTLEINPDHEIVKKLLARSDDAVTQDAAWMLFDQALLMEGVPLQDPAAFVQRLNRVLNLSI; encoded by the coding sequence ATGTCGAAGCGTGAATTTCAAACCGAAGTCAGTCAGCTACTCCAGCTCATCATCCACTCTCTCTATTCGCATCCAGAGATCTTCCTGCGAGAGCTCATCTCCAACTCCTCCGATGCGCTCGATAAGCTGCGCCACCTGACCCTTACCGACGATATCTACAAGGCGCTCCCCTTCAACCCTCGCATCGATCTCGAGCTCGACGAGGAAAAAGGCACTCTCACCATCGCCGACACCGGCATCGGCATGAATGAAGAGGACCTCATCTCTCACCTCGGCACCATCGCCCGCTCTGGAACGAAAAACTTCCTCGCGCAGCTCTCCGGCGACGCGAAGAAAGATTCAAATCTCATCGGCCAGTTCGGAGTAGGTTTCTACAGCGCCTTCATGGTGGCTGATCGCATCGAGGTCGTCTCCCGCAAGGCCGGGAAAGAGCAGGCATGGCACTGGGTGAGCGACGGCAAGACTGGCTTCGAGATCGAGCCCGCAGAGCGCTCAGTTGCCGGCACCACCATCCTTCTTCACTTCAACGAAGAAGGCAAGCCGTACGCCAATAGCTGGCGCCTGCGGGAGATCGTGAAGAAGTACTCCAACCACATCGCCTTCCCCATCTTCCTGACCTACGACAAGAGCGAGTGGAACGAAGCCGAAAAGAAGTCCGATAAAGTCCGCACCACCGAACAGGTCAACGCTGCCAGCGCCCTCTGGCGTCGCCCCAAAAATGAACTCACCGACGAGGATTACAAGGAGCTGTACAAATCCATCTCCGGCGATTCGCAGGACCCGCTCTTCTGGTTTCACACCCGCGCAGAGGGAACGCTGGACTACACCACGCTGTTCTACATTCCCGCGAAGGCCCCGCTCGATCTCTACCAGGCCGAATACAAGGTCGGCGTAAAGCTCTACGTGAAGCGCGTCTTCATCATGGATGACGCCAAAGAGCTTCTCCCCCAGTACCTGCGCTTCGTTCGCGGCATCATCGACAGCGAAGACCTTCCCCTCAACGTCAGCCGCGAGATTCTCCAGCAGAATCGCGTGCTCACGAGCATCCGCACCGCCAGCGTCAAAAAGATCCTCTCCGAGCTGAAGAACATCGCAACCAATCAGCCCGAAAAATATCTGGAGTTCATCACCCAGTACAACCGTCCACTCAAAGAAGGGCTCTACAGCGACTTCGCCAATCGCGAGACGCTGCTCGACCTCATCCGCTTCAAGACCACCAAGGTAGATGGCCTGACCAGCCTCGCCGACATAAAGTCGCGCATGAAGGAAGGCCAGAAGAGCATCTACTACATCACGGGCGGCTCCGAATCCTTGCTGCGCACCTCGCCTCTTCTCGAGATCTACAAGAAGAAAGATATTGAAGTTCTCATCCTCGATGACGATGTCGACGAGATTGTCTTCTCCGGCATCGACAAGTACGGCGACATCGATCTCAAAGCCGTCAACAAGGCATCGACCGGCGACGACCTGAAGGACGAAGCCGAGCCCGAGGCAGACAAGGCCGAAGCGTTGAAGCCGCTCCTCGACAAGCTGAAGGCCGCGCTGGGCGACCGCGTCAAGGATGTGCGCGCCTCCGTGCGGCTCGCCGACAGCCCCTCCTGCATCGTCTCCGACGAAGAGGAGCCATCCCTGCAGATGCAGCAGATGCTGCGTGCCATGGGCCAGAAAGACATTCCTGCGCCCAAGCCCACGCTCGAGATCAATCCCGATCACGAGATCGTCAAGAAACTGCTTGCGCGTTCCGACGACGCCGTCACCCAGGATGCCGCATGGATGCTCTTCGATCAGGCCCTGCTGATGGAAGGCGTACCCCTGCAAGACCCCGCCGCCTTCGTCCAACGACTCAACCGCGTTCTCAATCTCTCGATTTAA
- a CDS encoding SDR family oxidoreductase codes for MTISPLSLAGKTALVTGASSGLGCATAVALAQQGANIVVTARREERLRQLCAEIEALGTKAVFFTGDAAKEATAQQAIALAIATFGHLDILINNAGAGNYKNLVDTSAEEYDALMNANVKSGFLFSRHAAPHMIEQKHGTIVFISSVAGLQGVAGEAVYSASKFAQVGFAQSLDAELRKHGIKVGAICPGGMKTEFAVGNGRTEDYVRNSHMMEPQEVAEAIVFACLQPPNVRIPQMTVRHMG; via the coding sequence ATGACGATATCCCCCCTCTCTCTTGCCGGAAAAACCGCCCTCGTTACGGGAGCCAGTTCCGGGCTGGGCTGTGCGACTGCGGTGGCCCTCGCCCAACAGGGAGCAAATATTGTCGTCACCGCCCGCCGCGAAGAGCGCCTTCGCCAGCTCTGCGCCGAGATCGAAGCTCTAGGCACAAAGGCCGTCTTCTTTACTGGAGACGCCGCCAAAGAAGCCACAGCCCAGCAGGCCATCGCGCTCGCCATCGCTACCTTTGGCCACCTCGACATCCTCATCAACAACGCCGGTGCCGGGAACTACAAAAATCTCGTCGATACCTCAGCCGAGGAGTACGACGCCCTGATGAACGCCAATGTGAAGTCGGGCTTCCTCTTCTCCCGCCACGCGGCTCCGCACATGATCGAGCAAAAACATGGCACGATCGTCTTTATCTCATCCGTCGCCGGGTTACAGGGAGTCGCCGGAGAAGCCGTCTACTCTGCCAGCAAATTCGCACAGGTAGGCTTCGCGCAATCGCTGGACGCCGAGCTGCGCAAACACGGCATCAAGGTCGGAGCCATCTGTCCCGGAGGCATGAAGACGGAGTTCGCCGTTGGAAACGGCCGCACCGAAGACTACGTCCGCAACTCCCACATGATGGAGCCGCAGGAAGTTGCCGAGGCCATCGTCTTCGCCTGCCTCCAGCCTCCCAACGTCCGCATTCCTCAGATGACCGTCCGCCACATGGGCTGA
- a CDS encoding ATP-binding cassette domain-containing protein, producing MDAAVLVEARGLVKEYSRDGGASRVVDDVSFAIRRGETMGLVGESGSGKSTVARILLRLIEPTAGLVLYDGVDLLAASAREMRGLRRRMQIVFQDPYAALNPRMKVSQILAEPFAIHGEQGIASREHLEGMLQEVGLDVSALERYPHEFSGGQRQRINIARALALRPEFLVLDEPVSALDVSVGAQVVNLLRELQRKYGLTYLFISHSMPLVRYLCDRVAVMQRGRLVEYGDCEQVCEAPRHEYTRGLIAATPEMPVFAE from the coding sequence ATGGATGCGGCGGTGCTGGTGGAGGCGCGAGGGCTGGTGAAGGAATATTCACGCGATGGCGGTGCGTCGCGCGTGGTGGATGATGTATCCTTTGCGATTCGCCGGGGCGAGACGATGGGGCTGGTGGGAGAGTCCGGCTCTGGCAAGAGCACGGTGGCGCGAATATTGCTGCGCCTGATTGAGCCGACGGCGGGCTTGGTCTTGTATGACGGGGTGGATTTGCTTGCAGCGTCTGCGCGGGAGATGCGAGGTCTGCGGCGCCGGATGCAGATCGTCTTTCAGGATCCCTATGCTGCACTGAATCCGCGTATGAAAGTCAGCCAGATTTTGGCCGAGCCATTTGCGATTCATGGCGAGCAAGGGATTGCTTCCAGAGAGCATCTGGAAGGGATGTTGCAGGAGGTCGGGCTGGATGTGTCCGCGCTGGAGCGTTATCCGCACGAGTTCAGCGGCGGTCAGCGGCAGCGCATCAATATTGCGCGTGCCCTGGCGCTGCGGCCGGAGTTTCTGGTGCTGGACGAGCCGGTCAGTGCGCTGGATGTCTCGGTCGGGGCGCAGGTGGTGAACCTGCTGCGCGAGTTACAGCGAAAGTACGGGCTCACCTATCTGTTCATCTCGCATTCGATGCCGCTGGTGCGCTATCTTTGCGATCGCGTCGCCGTGATGCAGCGCGGGCGGCTGGTGGAGTATGGAGACTGCGAGCAGGTTTGCGAGGCTCCGCGGCACGAGTACACCCGTGGGCTGATTGCGGCTACGCCGGAGATGCCCGTCTTCGCGGAGTGA
- a CDS encoding sulfite exporter TauE/SafE family protein, with product MLFGFSSHWHYLWLVTASSFAGVMNAMAGGGSFLSFPAMLSMGVLPVQANATNTVALWPGQLTSLATLKSDVRKDLLPVIVLASILGGLTGAEVLLRTNQVTFLYLIPWLLLMGAVIFGISGPVSRWLRARSAEPHAERTPRYLPLFCSLFPICFYIGYFGAGGGFLVMTVLALFGVEEMHSLNAMKIVAACLSNFVAIITFIVRGAVLWHYCLISMMFAAAGGYIGARYARRMNPEVLRMIVVITGCVISAYFFWRQR from the coding sequence ATGCTCTTCGGTTTTAGCTCGCATTGGCACTATCTTTGGCTGGTCACGGCCTCGTCGTTCGCTGGCGTGATGAATGCTATGGCGGGCGGCGGCTCGTTTTTGTCGTTTCCGGCGATGCTGTCGATGGGAGTGCTACCGGTTCAGGCGAATGCGACGAATACAGTGGCTCTGTGGCCGGGGCAGTTGACCTCGCTGGCTACGTTGAAGTCGGATGTTCGCAAAGACCTGCTGCCGGTTATCGTGCTCGCTTCGATCCTTGGAGGATTGACCGGAGCTGAAGTTCTGCTGCGGACGAACCAGGTCACGTTTCTGTATCTCATTCCGTGGCTGTTGTTGATGGGAGCGGTGATCTTCGGGATCAGCGGACCAGTATCGCGCTGGCTGCGGGCTCGCTCTGCGGAGCCTCATGCGGAACGTACTCCACGATATCTTCCGCTGTTTTGCTCATTGTTTCCTATCTGCTTCTATATCGGATACTTTGGCGCGGGTGGTGGTTTTCTTGTCATGACGGTGCTTGCCTTGTTCGGCGTGGAGGAGATGCACTCGCTGAACGCCATGAAGATTGTCGCCGCCTGCCTTTCGAACTTTGTGGCCATCATCACCTTTATCGTGCGCGGAGCGGTCTTGTGGCATTATTGCCTGATCTCAATGATGTTTGCTGCAGCGGGAGGGTATATCGGCGCACGCTATGCGCGGCGCATGAACCCAGAGGTTCTGCGTATGATCGTGGTAATCACGGGATGTGTTATTTCGGCCTATTTCTTCTGGAGACAGCGCTAA
- a CDS encoding SemiSWEET transporter gives MRQDTIDFIGYVAATCTTVSFLPQLIRVLRLRSAREISLGMFLIFSVGTALWLTYGVLLRSKPIIAANAVTFVLAMSILVLKLRFDRDALKEVKGV, from the coding sequence ATGCGACAGGACACAATCGATTTTATCGGCTACGTTGCGGCCACCTGCACTACGGTATCTTTTCTTCCGCAGTTGATCCGCGTGCTGCGGCTGCGCTCGGCGAGAGAGATTTCGTTGGGGATGTTTTTGATCTTCTCGGTTGGAACGGCGCTATGGCTGACCTACGGTGTGCTACTGCGCTCTAAGCCCATCATCGCGGCCAATGCGGTGACATTTGTGCTGGCGATGAGCATCCTGGTGTTGAAGCTGCGCTTCGATCGCGACGCGCTGAAAGAGGTAAAAGGAGTATGA
- a CDS encoding DUF971 domain-containing protein: protein MSHEGIRIVSADDAQREAAEEKQLHADAVTPKKVRVMKTEGTGVEIDWKDGHHSSWNFAWLRNACPCATCHEEREKSGRKPGAAKPKPQALLAMYEAPARPVEVTPVGKYALKFKWNDGHESGIYSWDYLRRVCQCAECAAKG from the coding sequence ATGAGCCACGAAGGAATTCGGATAGTGAGCGCGGACGATGCTCAGCGCGAGGCCGCCGAAGAAAAGCAATTGCACGCGGACGCCGTGACTCCGAAGAAGGTGCGCGTCATGAAGACCGAGGGGACCGGCGTCGAGATCGACTGGAAGGATGGTCATCACAGCTCCTGGAATTTCGCGTGGCTTCGCAATGCCTGCCCCTGCGCGACCTGCCATGAAGAGCGCGAAAAGAGCGGGCGCAAGCCGGGTGCGGCAAAGCCCAAGCCACAGGCGCTGCTGGCGATGTATGAGGCGCCAGCGCGGCCGGTCGAAGTAACTCCGGTGGGCAAGTATGCGTTGAAATTTAAATGGAACGACGGGCACGAGTCCGGGATTTACTCGTGGGATTATCTGCGGCGCGTTTGCCAGTGCGCGGAGTGCGCGGCGAAGGGCTGA
- a CDS encoding Rrf2 family transcriptional regulator, which produces MRINRFSDLALRLLMYLGSRPEPMQATVTVRAAAGMFNVPYAHLVKVAHQLGQQGFLITSKGAGGGLRLARAAESISVGEILRVVEPGDSVIDCYSQLCPLAGACILKGALDSAYAAFLDKLDEYSLAAVARTPRLQKLVYLKPGEVSPSPRTPRTGKRAADNPTSKSRTRARRSI; this is translated from the coding sequence ATGCGTATCAACCGCTTTTCGGACCTGGCCCTGCGGCTGCTGATGTATCTCGGCAGCCGCCCCGAGCCCATGCAGGCCACGGTCACTGTCCGTGCCGCCGCTGGCATGTTCAACGTTCCCTATGCTCATCTGGTTAAGGTGGCGCACCAATTAGGGCAGCAGGGATTTCTCATCACCAGCAAAGGAGCAGGCGGAGGGTTGCGGCTGGCGCGCGCTGCCGAGTCGATCTCCGTTGGTGAGATTCTGCGGGTAGTCGAACCTGGAGACTCTGTCATTGACTGCTACTCCCAACTCTGCCCGCTTGCCGGGGCATGCATCCTCAAAGGCGCGCTCGATAGCGCCTACGCCGCCTTCCTCGACAAGCTCGACGAATATTCGCTCGCCGCAGTCGCACGCACACCGCGCCTGCAGAAGCTGGTCTATCTCAAGCCGGGAGAGGTCAGCCCTTCGCCGCGCACTCCGCGCACTGGCAAACGCGCCGCAGATAATCCCACGAGTAAATCCCGGACTCGTGCCCGTCGTTCCATTTAA
- the hmpA gene encoding NO-inducible flavohemoprotein has protein sequence MLQQQKEIVQATVPVLQQHGETITTEFYRTLFDENPSLFDIFNPANQQNGGQARSLAASILAYAAHIDKLDKLGGMVNRITHKHASLEVQPEHYPIVGDHLLRAIRTVLGEAATPAVIDAWGAAYGQLAKIMIGEEQKLYTEGQQQPGGWAGYAPLKVERKVVESETITSFHLVSPTGASLPPFQPGQYLGVKAHVPDSAFTQIRQYSLSKIADGRTYRISVKRETAPAHIAAAENGLISNHLHESVHEGDTILAHVPQGDFVLRDNSKPVVLLSGGVGITPAICMFEHLARNSNSRPVLFVHATTQRRHHAFRDEVRALAAAHPHTRALVYYEKVSPADVQGCDFDVEGRLTVDSLRPYLFEQATDFYYCGPVGFMAAVERILDELNVLLADRYSEAFAPDPSFVTELANA, from the coding sequence ATGCTCCAACAACAAAAGGAAATCGTTCAGGCTACCGTCCCCGTTCTTCAGCAGCACGGCGAAACCATCACGACCGAGTTCTACCGCACGCTCTTCGATGAAAATCCATCCCTGTTCGACATCTTCAATCCTGCAAACCAGCAGAACGGTGGACAGGCGCGCAGCCTCGCGGCCTCCATCCTTGCCTATGCGGCCCACATCGACAAGCTCGACAAGCTTGGCGGCATGGTCAACCGCATCACGCACAAACACGCCAGCCTCGAAGTTCAGCCCGAGCACTATCCCATTGTCGGCGATCATCTGCTGCGCGCCATTCGCACCGTGCTTGGCGAGGCCGCTACACCCGCGGTGATCGATGCCTGGGGAGCAGCGTACGGTCAGCTTGCGAAGATCATGATCGGAGAAGAACAGAAACTTTACACCGAAGGTCAGCAGCAGCCCGGCGGATGGGCCGGTTATGCTCCGCTCAAGGTCGAGCGCAAGGTGGTGGAAAGTGAGACCATTACATCGTTCCACCTCGTATCTCCCACGGGCGCATCGTTGCCGCCGTTCCAGCCGGGACAGTATCTCGGCGTCAAAGCGCACGTTCCCGACTCTGCCTTCACGCAGATCCGCCAGTACAGCCTCTCGAAGATTGCCGATGGCCGCACCTACCGTATCAGCGTCAAACGTGAAACTGCACCAGCGCACATCGCAGCAGCGGAAAACGGCCTCATCTCCAATCACCTTCACGAGTCGGTGCACGAGGGCGACACCATCCTGGCGCATGTGCCACAGGGCGACTTCGTTCTGCGTGACAACAGCAAGCCCGTGGTGCTTCTGAGCGGAGGCGTCGGCATCACTCCGGCCATCTGCATGTTCGAGCACCTCGCACGCAACTCCAACTCGCGCCCTGTGCTGTTTGTTCATGCCACAACGCAGCGAAGACACCATGCCTTCCGCGACGAGGTTCGCGCGCTTGCCGCTGCCCACCCGCATACCCGCGCTCTTGTTTACTACGAGAAGGTATCGCCAGCCGACGTGCAAGGCTGCGACTTCGATGTGGAGGGCCGCCTTACAGTCGACTCCCTGCGTCCTTATCTCTTTGAACAGGCTACCGATTTCTATTACTGCGGACCGGTGGGATTCATGGCAGCCGTCGAGAGGATTCTCGATGAACTGAACGTTCTCCTCGCCGACCGTTATAGTGAAGCATTCGCTCCTGATCCGTCCTTCGTGACGGAACTGGCGAACGCCTAA
- a CDS encoding TIGR00730 family Rossman fold protein, with amino-acid sequence MSIHNIAVFCASASGADPAYQKAADDLGKALAAHDIGVIYGGAKVGLMCAVAESALTHGGRVVGVIPEVLVDLEVAHHGITELHVVDTMHTRKALMGEKSDAFIIMPGGFGTLEEMFEVLAWQTLKLHNKPIVLLNINGFYNQLLNFLNHAVAEGMLKQKSCEILLVANSVEEALAVLSIG; translated from the coding sequence ATGTCCATTCACAATATTGCCGTCTTTTGCGCATCCGCCAGTGGCGCCGATCCTGCCTATCAAAAAGCTGCCGACGATCTGGGCAAAGCTCTTGCCGCACATGATATCGGCGTTATCTACGGCGGAGCCAAAGTAGGTCTCATGTGCGCCGTCGCGGAATCTGCATTGACACACGGAGGGCGCGTCGTTGGCGTCATTCCCGAGGTCCTCGTCGATCTTGAAGTAGCACACCACGGCATCACCGAACTGCACGTCGTCGACACCATGCACACGCGCAAAGCCCTGATGGGCGAGAAGTCCGATGCATTCATCATCATGCCCGGCGGTTTTGGAACGCTCGAAGAGATGTTTGAAGTGCTCGCCTGGCAGACACTCAAGCTGCACAACAAACCAATCGTGCTCTTGAACATCAACGGCTTCTACAACCAGCTGCTGAACTTCCTCAACCATGCTGTGGCCGAGGGAATGCTGAAGCAGAAGAGCTGCGAGATCCTCCTCGTCGCCAACAGCGTCGAAGAAGCACTCGCTGTCCTGAGCATCGGGTAA